The following are encoded together in the Chaetodon trifascialis isolate fChaTrf1 chromosome 3, fChaTrf1.hap1, whole genome shotgun sequence genome:
- the brpf3a gene encoding bromodomain and PHD finger-containing protein 3 isoform X1 gives MPKVRRRECDTVFSSLNMGRGRGRGRGRGRGSSGQLRPPSPYRLQLSPSRETLTYAQAQKIVEVDLDGRLHRINITDSLPVITEDEMMAQDIAECNSNKENSEQTQSKTRSWRKPSNTKNRRSGKNAAHQNQRSGSQQHTGPTNSLQHPAHQSPLPEPTFRMLSSVCPSEAPPLPAAYYCYIEKSLEEQDSVAEYDMDEEDLAWLEMVNQKRVTDGHASVSPDTFELLIDRLERESILESRSQALSQSAVDEDAFCCVCLDDECLNSNVILFCDICNLAVHQECYGVPYVPEGQWLCRCCLQSPSRPVDCVLCPNRGGAFKQTSDGRWAHVVCAIWIPEVCFANTVFLEPVEGVKNIPTARWKLTCYLCKQKGRGASIQCHKANCYRAFHVTCAQKAGLFMKIDPVRETGVNGTTFSVKKTAFCEHHSPIGSRRDGSGDESVEGRLVGGRGNRGQRSYTQSPPSPPAKKATKGQKKKNTKGSGGSTRRSTVPVLLVPQIPSHRLNKICTGVEVQRKNQFMQRLHNYWLLKRQSRNGMPLIRRLHSHLQAHKTAEQTEPDEKLCAAREELRYWQKLRQDLERARLLVELIRKRERLKREQMKIQQAALELKLTPALVLLRSTLDQLQEKDTAKIFSQPVNLSEVPDYLEFISQPMDFSTMRTKLEGHAYCSIGDLEKDFDLVISNCLKYNSKDTMFHKAALQLREVGGAILRHAHRQSQSIGLDPSTGMHLPETLNKHGFYHCSWDDVDSLLNPDNRVHLTTDEQLKALLDKLDMVASMKTSGGRTKRIRLLRREINTLRQKMNQQQQNSQSVNGNDKEEDGKEEEEEEEEEEEEEEKEKKREKKKEKTNVIDNGPLTAVSNAGTDDSPPVLELTCPVSSPLPGDAPLEPPVLGIVTGGRRSPGRSYKRQRSSRSGSKSQGEDEAEVGETPSSQPEAVHEVTPLGTPPTPPLVGVGRRTSVLFKKAKNGARMAKNKSPSQENGKTSEDKTNGLDSTPASPNSPSVTNITTLPPTPNASPTPPSPSSHHLRSRGHSSESEADKLPPPLREGGLTNGKHTSAEHDDDDQKLNCSVSPPKRSRGKPALAKVPSSENGDISGSDSETELAPLDLVWAKCRGYPSYPAMIVDPDMPQEGLLHNGIPIPVPPVEVLKLGEWRETEEGKKLFLVLFFDTKRTWQWLPRNKLLPMGMDDTVDKLRLMEGKKPSVRKSVHTAYDRAMVHLNHVRGNLNFTPSNFI, from the exons ATGCCGAAGGTGAGGAGGCGGGAATGTGACACAGTTTTTAGCAGTCTCAACATGGGTAGGGGtcgaggcagagggagaggaaggggcAGGGGATCGTCTGGCCAGCTGCGGCCCCCCTCGCCGTACAGACTGCAGCTCTCTCCATCCAGGGAGACTTTGACGTATGCTCAGGCGCAGAAGATAGTGGAAGTGGACCTAGATGGAAGGCTCCATCGGATTAACATCACGGACTCTCTTCCGGTTATTACTGAGGATGAGATGATGGCCCAGGACATTGCGGAGTGCAACAGCAACAAGGAGAACAGTGAACAAACGCAGAGTAAAACCAGATCGTGGAGGAAACCCTCAAACACTAAAAACAGGAGGAGTGGTAAAAACGCGGCTCACCAGAACCAGCGGTCTGGCTCGCAACAGCACACGGGACCTACTAATTCCCTCCAGCACCCGGCCCACCAGAGCCCTCTGCCTGAGCCCACCTTTCGTATGCTGAGCTCAGTTTGCCCCTCAGAGGCGCCTCCTCTCCCAGCAGCCTATTATTGTTACATAGAAAAATCACTGGAGGAGCAGGACAGCGTGGCTGAGTACGACATGGACGAGGAGGACCTGGCCTGGCTGGAGATGGTGAACCAAAAGAGGGTGACCGACGGCCATGCCTCCGTATCTCCTGACACTTTTGAACTGCTGATCGACCGCCTGGAGAGGGAATCCATCCTGGAGTCCCGCAGCCAGGCACTGTCTCAGAGTGCCGTCGATGAGGACGCTTTCTGCTGCGTCTGCCTGGATGACGAATGTCTCAACAGCAACGTCATCCTGTTCTGCGACATCTGCAATCTGGCCGTCCACCAGGAGTGTTACGGTGTGCCCTATGTACCTGAGGGTCAGTGGCTGTGCCGCTGCTGCCTCCAGTCCCCCTCCCGTCCTGTAGACTGTGTGCTCTGTCCCAACCGAGGAGGTGCCTTCAAACAGACAAGTGATGGACGTTGGGCCCACGTGGTCTGTGCCATATGGATCCCGGAGGTGTGCTTTGCCAACACGGTGTTTTTGGAGCCTGTTGAGGGGGTCAAGAACATCCCTACTGCTCGCTGGAAGCTCACCTGCTATCTGTGTAAGCAGAAAGGCAGGGGAGCATCCATTCAGTGCCACAAAGCCAACTGTTACAGGGCCTTTCATGTCACATGCGCCCAGAAGGCCGGCCTGTTCATGAAGATAGATCCAGTCCGGGAGACCGGTGTCAACGGCACCACCTTCTCTGTGAAGAAGACTGCTTTCTGTGAGCATCATTCTCCAATTGGGTCTCGGCGGGACGGGTCTGGAGACGAGTCTGTGGAAGGGAGACTGGTGGGGGGCAGGGGTAACCGGGGTCAGAGGTCCTACACTCAAAGCCCCCCCTCACCGCCAGCCAAGAAGGCTACCAAGggccagaagaagaagaatacgAAGGGGTCTGGTGGGTCGACGCGTCGCTCAACTGTGCCTGTGCTGCTCGTGCCTCAGATCCCCTCTCACAG GCTGAACAAGATCTGCACAGGAGTTGAAGTCCAGAGGAAGAATCAGTTCATGCAGAGGCTTCATAACTACTGGCTACTGAAACGACAGTCACGAAATGGGATGCCTTTAATACGCCGACTTCATTCCCACCTACAGGCCCACAAGACTGCAGAGCAG ACGGAGCCTGATGAGAAGCTGTGTGCTGCAAGAGAGGAGCTACGATACTGGCAGAAGTTGAGGCAAGACCTGGAAAGAGCGCGACTTTTGGTGGAGCTCATCCGCAAGAGAGAGAGGCTAAAGAGAGAGCAG ATGAAAATTCAACAGGCTGCCCTTGAATTAAAGCTGACCCCTGCGTTGGTGCTTTTGCGGTCCACCTTGGACCAACTGCAGGAGAAGGACACAGCGAAGATCTTCTCTCAGCCGGTCAATCTGTCCGAG GTCCCAGATTACCTGGAGTTCATTTCCCAACCCATGGACTTCTCCACCATGCGGACCAAACTGGAGGGACACGCCTACTGCTCCATCGGCGACCTGGAGAAGGACTTTGACCTCGTGATCTCCAACTGCCTCAAGTACAACTCCAAGGACACCATGTTTCACAAGGCAGCCTTACAACTGCGGGAGGTGGGTGGAGCCATTCTCCGTCACGCCCACAGGCAGTCTCAGAGCATCGGCCTGGACCCCAGCACCGGGATGCACCTCCCAGAAACTCTGAACAAGCATGGCTTCTACCACTGTTCGTGGGACGACG TCGACTCTCTCTTGAATCCAGACAACAGAGTGCACTTAACCACAGACGAACAGCTGAAGGCCTTACTGGACAAACTGGACATGGTTGCATCCATGAAGACCAGTGGCGGACGAACCAAACGCATCCGGCTGCTGCGCCGAGAGATCAACACTCTCAGACAGAAgatgaaccagcagcagcaaaactcTCAGTCTGTGAATGGTAATGACAAGGAGGAGGacggaaaagaggaggaagaagaggaggaggaggaggaagaagaggaggagaaggaaaagaaaagggaaaagaaaaaggagaagacaAATGTTATTGATAATGGACCTTTGACAGCAGTGTCCAACGCTGGGACAG ACGACTCTCCACCTGTGCTAGAACTTACCTGCCCAGTGTCCTCGCCGCTGCCAGGAGACGCTCCTCTCGAGCCCCCGGTCCTGGGAATCGTCACTGGAGGGCGAAGGTCACCCGGACGGTCCTACAAGCGTCAGAGGTCGTCCCGCAGCGGAAGCAAAAGCCAAGGGGAAGACGAGGCCGAAGTTGGTGAAACGCCATCTTCACAGCCAGAGGCTGTTCACGAGGTTACTCCGCTGGGAACACCCCCGACTCCACCTTTGGTTGGAGTTGGGCGTCGCACGTCTGTTTTGTTTAAGAAAGCTAAAAATGGGGCGCGAATGGCAAAAAACAAGTCCCCATCGCAGGAAAATGGGAAAACATCCGAGGACAAAACTAACGGGTTGGACAGCACTCCTGCCAGCCCCAATTCACCCAGTGTGACCAACATCACCACCTTACCTCCCACCCCCAACGCTTCCCCGACAcccccctctccttcctcacacCACCTGAGGTCCAGAGGCCACAGCTCCGAAAGTGAAGCAGACAAACTTCCTCCACCGCTCAGAGAAGGAG GACTGACAAATGGAAAGCACACCTCTGCAGAACATGATGACGACGACCAAAAGCTAAA CTGCAGTGTCTCCCCACCCAAGCGCAGTCGCGGTAAACCTGCACTGGCTAAAGTTCCCAGCAGTGAGAATGGAGACATCTCTGGGTCTG ATAGTGAGACTGAGCTCGCACCTCTGGACCTAGTTTGGGCCAAATGCAGAGGATATCCATCATACCCAGCAATG ATTGTTGACCCAGACATGCCCCAGGAAGGGCTCCTTCACAACGGCATCCCCATTCCAGTGCCTCCTGTGGAGGTGCTCAAACTGGGCGAGTGGAGGGAAACGGAAGAGGGGAAAAAGCTCTTCTTGGTGCTCTTCTTTGACACCAAAAGAACGTG GCAGTGGCTCCCTCGGAACAAACTGCTGCCGATGGGGATGGACGACACTGTGGACAAGCTGCGCTTAATGGAAGGCAAGAAGCCCAGCGTCCGCAAGTCCGTACACACTGCGTATGACCGGGCCATGGTGCATTTAAACCACGTCAGAGGAAATCTAAACTTCACTCCCTCCAATTTTATATAA
- the brpf3a gene encoding bromodomain and PHD finger-containing protein 3 isoform X2: MPKVRRRECDTVFSSLNMGRGRGRGRGRGRGSSGQLRPPSPYRLQLSPSRETLTYAQAQKIVEVDLDGRLHRINITDSLPVITEDEMMAQDIAECNSNKENSEQTQSKTRSWRKPSNTKNRRSGKNAAHQNQRSGSQQHTGPTNSLQHPAHQSPLPEPTFRMLSSVCPSEAPPLPAAYYCYIEKSLEEQDSVAEYDMDEEDLAWLEMVNQKRVTDGHASVSPDTFELLIDRLERESILESRSQALSQSAVDEDAFCCVCLDDECLNSNVILFCDICNLAVHQECYGVPYVPEGQWLCRCCLQSPSRPVDCVLCPNRGGAFKQTSDGRWAHVVCAIWIPEVCFANTVFLEPVEGVKNIPTARWKLTCYLCKQKGRGASIQCHKANCYRAFHVTCAQKAGLFMKIDPVRETGVNGTTFSVKKTAFCEHHSPIGSRRDGSGDESVEGRLVGGRGNRGQRSYTQSPPSPPAKKATKGQKKKNTKGSGGSTRRSTVPVLLVPQIPSHRLNKICTGVEVQRKNQFMQRLHNYWLLKRQSRNGMPLIRRLHSHLQAHKTAEQTEPDEKLCAAREELRYWQKLRQDLERARLLVELIRKRERLKREQMKIQQAALELKLTPALVLLRSTLDQLQEKDTAKIFSQPVNLSEVPDYLEFISQPMDFSTMRTKLEGHAYCSIGDLEKDFDLVISNCLKYNSKDTMFHKAALQLREVGGAILRHAHRQSQSIGLDPSTGMHLPETLNKHGFYHCSWDDVDSLLNPDNRVHLTTDEQLKALLDKLDMVASMKTSGGRTKRIRLLRREINTLRQKMNQQQQNSQSVNGNDKEEDGKEEEEEEEEEEEEEEKEKKREKKKEKTNVIDNGPLTAVSNAGTDDSPPVLELTCPVSSPLPGDAPLEPPVLGIVTGGRRSPGRSYKRQRSSRSGSKSQGEDEAEVGETPSSQPEAVHEVTPLGTPPTPPLVGVGRRTSVLFKKAKNGARMAKNKSPSQENGKTSEDKTNGLDSTPASPNSPSVTNITTLPPTPNASPTPPSPSSHHLRSRGHSSESEADKLPPPLREGGLTNGKHTSAEHDDDDQKLNCSVSPPKRSRGKPALAKVPSSENGDISGSGKSTLLSLDSETELAPLDLVWAKCRGYPSYPAMIVDPDMPQEGLLHNGIPIPVPPVEVLKLGEWRETEEGKKLFLVLFFDTKRTWQWLPRNKLLPMGMDDTVDKLRLMEGKKPSVRKSVHTAYDRAMVHLNHVRGNLNFTPSNFI; the protein is encoded by the exons ATGCCGAAGGTGAGGAGGCGGGAATGTGACACAGTTTTTAGCAGTCTCAACATGGGTAGGGGtcgaggcagagggagaggaaggggcAGGGGATCGTCTGGCCAGCTGCGGCCCCCCTCGCCGTACAGACTGCAGCTCTCTCCATCCAGGGAGACTTTGACGTATGCTCAGGCGCAGAAGATAGTGGAAGTGGACCTAGATGGAAGGCTCCATCGGATTAACATCACGGACTCTCTTCCGGTTATTACTGAGGATGAGATGATGGCCCAGGACATTGCGGAGTGCAACAGCAACAAGGAGAACAGTGAACAAACGCAGAGTAAAACCAGATCGTGGAGGAAACCCTCAAACACTAAAAACAGGAGGAGTGGTAAAAACGCGGCTCACCAGAACCAGCGGTCTGGCTCGCAACAGCACACGGGACCTACTAATTCCCTCCAGCACCCGGCCCACCAGAGCCCTCTGCCTGAGCCCACCTTTCGTATGCTGAGCTCAGTTTGCCCCTCAGAGGCGCCTCCTCTCCCAGCAGCCTATTATTGTTACATAGAAAAATCACTGGAGGAGCAGGACAGCGTGGCTGAGTACGACATGGACGAGGAGGACCTGGCCTGGCTGGAGATGGTGAACCAAAAGAGGGTGACCGACGGCCATGCCTCCGTATCTCCTGACACTTTTGAACTGCTGATCGACCGCCTGGAGAGGGAATCCATCCTGGAGTCCCGCAGCCAGGCACTGTCTCAGAGTGCCGTCGATGAGGACGCTTTCTGCTGCGTCTGCCTGGATGACGAATGTCTCAACAGCAACGTCATCCTGTTCTGCGACATCTGCAATCTGGCCGTCCACCAGGAGTGTTACGGTGTGCCCTATGTACCTGAGGGTCAGTGGCTGTGCCGCTGCTGCCTCCAGTCCCCCTCCCGTCCTGTAGACTGTGTGCTCTGTCCCAACCGAGGAGGTGCCTTCAAACAGACAAGTGATGGACGTTGGGCCCACGTGGTCTGTGCCATATGGATCCCGGAGGTGTGCTTTGCCAACACGGTGTTTTTGGAGCCTGTTGAGGGGGTCAAGAACATCCCTACTGCTCGCTGGAAGCTCACCTGCTATCTGTGTAAGCAGAAAGGCAGGGGAGCATCCATTCAGTGCCACAAAGCCAACTGTTACAGGGCCTTTCATGTCACATGCGCCCAGAAGGCCGGCCTGTTCATGAAGATAGATCCAGTCCGGGAGACCGGTGTCAACGGCACCACCTTCTCTGTGAAGAAGACTGCTTTCTGTGAGCATCATTCTCCAATTGGGTCTCGGCGGGACGGGTCTGGAGACGAGTCTGTGGAAGGGAGACTGGTGGGGGGCAGGGGTAACCGGGGTCAGAGGTCCTACACTCAAAGCCCCCCCTCACCGCCAGCCAAGAAGGCTACCAAGggccagaagaagaagaatacgAAGGGGTCTGGTGGGTCGACGCGTCGCTCAACTGTGCCTGTGCTGCTCGTGCCTCAGATCCCCTCTCACAG GCTGAACAAGATCTGCACAGGAGTTGAAGTCCAGAGGAAGAATCAGTTCATGCAGAGGCTTCATAACTACTGGCTACTGAAACGACAGTCACGAAATGGGATGCCTTTAATACGCCGACTTCATTCCCACCTACAGGCCCACAAGACTGCAGAGCAG ACGGAGCCTGATGAGAAGCTGTGTGCTGCAAGAGAGGAGCTACGATACTGGCAGAAGTTGAGGCAAGACCTGGAAAGAGCGCGACTTTTGGTGGAGCTCATCCGCAAGAGAGAGAGGCTAAAGAGAGAGCAG ATGAAAATTCAACAGGCTGCCCTTGAATTAAAGCTGACCCCTGCGTTGGTGCTTTTGCGGTCCACCTTGGACCAACTGCAGGAGAAGGACACAGCGAAGATCTTCTCTCAGCCGGTCAATCTGTCCGAG GTCCCAGATTACCTGGAGTTCATTTCCCAACCCATGGACTTCTCCACCATGCGGACCAAACTGGAGGGACACGCCTACTGCTCCATCGGCGACCTGGAGAAGGACTTTGACCTCGTGATCTCCAACTGCCTCAAGTACAACTCCAAGGACACCATGTTTCACAAGGCAGCCTTACAACTGCGGGAGGTGGGTGGAGCCATTCTCCGTCACGCCCACAGGCAGTCTCAGAGCATCGGCCTGGACCCCAGCACCGGGATGCACCTCCCAGAAACTCTGAACAAGCATGGCTTCTACCACTGTTCGTGGGACGACG TCGACTCTCTCTTGAATCCAGACAACAGAGTGCACTTAACCACAGACGAACAGCTGAAGGCCTTACTGGACAAACTGGACATGGTTGCATCCATGAAGACCAGTGGCGGACGAACCAAACGCATCCGGCTGCTGCGCCGAGAGATCAACACTCTCAGACAGAAgatgaaccagcagcagcaaaactcTCAGTCTGTGAATGGTAATGACAAGGAGGAGGacggaaaagaggaggaagaagaggaggaggaggaggaagaagaggaggagaaggaaaagaaaagggaaaagaaaaaggagaagacaAATGTTATTGATAATGGACCTTTGACAGCAGTGTCCAACGCTGGGACAG ACGACTCTCCACCTGTGCTAGAACTTACCTGCCCAGTGTCCTCGCCGCTGCCAGGAGACGCTCCTCTCGAGCCCCCGGTCCTGGGAATCGTCACTGGAGGGCGAAGGTCACCCGGACGGTCCTACAAGCGTCAGAGGTCGTCCCGCAGCGGAAGCAAAAGCCAAGGGGAAGACGAGGCCGAAGTTGGTGAAACGCCATCTTCACAGCCAGAGGCTGTTCACGAGGTTACTCCGCTGGGAACACCCCCGACTCCACCTTTGGTTGGAGTTGGGCGTCGCACGTCTGTTTTGTTTAAGAAAGCTAAAAATGGGGCGCGAATGGCAAAAAACAAGTCCCCATCGCAGGAAAATGGGAAAACATCCGAGGACAAAACTAACGGGTTGGACAGCACTCCTGCCAGCCCCAATTCACCCAGTGTGACCAACATCACCACCTTACCTCCCACCCCCAACGCTTCCCCGACAcccccctctccttcctcacacCACCTGAGGTCCAGAGGCCACAGCTCCGAAAGTGAAGCAGACAAACTTCCTCCACCGCTCAGAGAAGGAG GACTGACAAATGGAAAGCACACCTCTGCAGAACATGATGACGACGACCAAAAGCTAAA CTGCAGTGTCTCCCCACCCAAGCGCAGTCGCGGTAAACCTGCACTGGCTAAAGTTCCCAGCAGTGAGAATGGAGACATCTCTGGGTCTG GAAAGTCTACACTTCTGTCTTTAGATAGTGAGACTGAGCTCGCACCTCTGGACCTAGTTTGGGCCAAATGCAGAGGATATCCATCATACCCAGCAATG ATTGTTGACCCAGACATGCCCCAGGAAGGGCTCCTTCACAACGGCATCCCCATTCCAGTGCCTCCTGTGGAGGTGCTCAAACTGGGCGAGTGGAGGGAAACGGAAGAGGGGAAAAAGCTCTTCTTGGTGCTCTTCTTTGACACCAAAAGAACGTG GCAGTGGCTCCCTCGGAACAAACTGCTGCCGATGGGGATGGACGACACTGTGGACAAGCTGCGCTTAATGGAAGGCAAGAAGCCCAGCGTCCGCAAGTCCGTACACACTGCGTATGACCGGGCCATGGTGCATTTAAACCACGTCAGAGGAAATCTAAACTTCACTCCCTCCAATTTTATATAA